The Fibrobacter sp. region TTTGGCGAGTTTGCATCTATGGGAGTACACTTCTTCGCTATCGATTACCCAGGATATGGAAACAGCGGGGGCACACCTTCCGAAAAATCCCTGATTGAAGCAGCAGATACGGCTTTTAAATGGATCAGCAGAAATTTCCCGCCAAATCCCAAATTTGTGTGCGGATGGTCGATGGGGGCTGCAGTTGCAGTTCAGACTGCCCTAAACAATCTCCGGGATATCAATGGGGTGGTATTGATCAGCGCATGGGCAACATACGATTCTGTTGCAGCCAACAGGTTCCCTAAGTGGATTAACAAAAAAATGCTCAAAGATCATTTCAACACAATTGAAGTTATCTCATCCCTTGAGGTCCCCACCCTTATGCTTCATGGGGAATTTGACCGCCGGATCTCCATCAACCAGAGCAAATCTCTCTCATCGAACTGCCCCCAACTGAAAAAATGGGTGCTTCTGAAGGGAACAGGGCACAATGATGCACTTGGGAATAGACGTGTCTGGGATGAGATTGAGGCGTTTGTAAAAAATCCTGAGATTGACTGGACAGCGAGAGAGTAATTGAGGGTGGTGTTTTTTAATTGACCTAAACCGTAACCGGCAGCTTTAATTTAAGCGATTAACTCACCAATTCACCCAGGTGAATCAACAACTTAATTGGTTAAGGAAAAAGTTCACCTCAGAGGTGAATTTATGACTTAAGTCTTTGTGATTTAAATAATTACGTATGCTGAAAAGAAAACATATTACATACAGGTTAATATTCCCTATCTCATTGTACTATAAAGACTTAGGCTTATAATCCTCATCTTTATCCTTGATCCCGTCGAATAACTCACCTCAGAGATGAATCAGCAACTTCAGCGCTTAAGTTATTGATTTACCCAGAGGTGAAACAGTTGAAAAAAATAGAAAAAGATAGTCCGTCCCCTGCAATTTCATTTTTTCACCCCGGAGGTGACTCACGGAAATAAAACCGGGCCGGACTTTTTTTTTCTCTTTAAGGGTGCTCTCTATGGTACTCGATTTTCATGTTTCGTAATAAGGTTATGGTCATTTGGTATTTCTGCCTGCTACTAAGGTTTTATGGACAGATACTAAAGTTTAGAGATTAAGAGTAAACATTT contains the following coding sequences:
- a CDS encoding alpha/beta hydrolase codes for the protein MNRTTQTCRRFSKHLDTSGILPYIITMRVCVFVFVCATLLLTLFFGTGCGFSRQTIYSVPRTKVASPPPTPLEEVILKGSSGYKLVGWLSRTTPHDDSTPVFLYFHGSGENLQTVLGSRIFGEFASMGVHFFAIDYPGYGNSGGTPSEKSLIEAADTAFKWISRNFPPNPKFVCGWSMGAAVAVQTALNNLRDINGVVLISAWATYDSVAANRFPKWINKKMLKDHFNTIEVISSLEVPTLMLHGEFDRRISINQSKSLSSNCPQLKKWVLLKGTGHNDALGNRRVWDEIEAFVKNPEIDWTARE